The proteins below come from a single Planctomycetaceae bacterium genomic window:
- a CDS encoding MotA/TolQ/ExbB proton channel family protein, giving the protein MLTVPQRISRRTIQNLVGFLLVLTVAFCVLPMSDSATVMAQDAADGAVAVAADGGSETTVAEKKSFLMWMLGALGLFWMAVFAALSFVMVALLMMNLLQVRREVLLPNDFVEDFEGKLNNKDFQGAYEIARNDDSFVARVLAAGMGRLSRGYPEAIEGMQEAGEDENMALEHRLSYLALIGTVAPMLGLMGTVQGMIDSFETISTSTVAPKPSELADGISKALFTTLLGLGIAIPAMVFYSILKNRIQRLVLEIGMVSEGLMSRFAAVGKTQKPSA; this is encoded by the coding sequence ATGCTTACGGTGCCCCAACGCATTTCCAGGCGGACCATTCAGAATCTGGTGGGATTCCTGCTCGTTCTGACGGTGGCGTTCTGCGTCCTTCCCATGTCCGATTCTGCCACAGTGATGGCTCAGGACGCGGCGGACGGTGCCGTCGCGGTGGCGGCAGACGGCGGATCGGAAACGACCGTGGCCGAAAAGAAGAGCTTTCTGATGTGGATGCTGGGAGCTCTCGGCCTGTTCTGGATGGCCGTGTTCGCGGCGCTGTCATTTGTCATGGTCGCTCTGTTGATGATGAATCTGCTTCAGGTCCGCCGGGAAGTGCTGCTGCCGAACGACTTCGTGGAAGACTTCGAAGGCAAGCTGAACAACAAGGATTTTCAGGGTGCCTACGAAATTGCCCGCAACGACGATTCCTTTGTCGCGCGAGTCCTCGCGGCCGGGATGGGCAGGCTCAGCCGCGGCTACCCGGAAGCCATCGAAGGCATGCAGGAAGCCGGTGAAGACGAAAACATGGCTCTGGAACACCGCCTGAGTTACCTGGCTCTCATCGGCACAGTCGCGCCGATGCTGGGGCTGATGGGAACGGTTCAGGGCATGATCGACAGCTTTGAAACAATCTCCACGTCGACGGTGGCTCCGAAGCCCAGCGAACTGGCGGACGGCATCTCGAAGGCTCTGTTCACAACCCTGCTGGGTCTGGGGATCGCCATTCCGGCGATGGTGTTTTACAGCATTCTGAAAAACCGCATCCAGCGGCTGGTATTGGAAATCGGCATGGTCAGTGAAGGTCTGATGAGCCGCTTTGCCGCAGTTGGCAAGACTCAGAAACCGTCAGCCTAG
- a CDS encoding tetratricopeptide repeat protein, translated as MTFRGKFTAMGREDVVIEKSSGESETISVANLKEVRFDQEPSQLLAARSNERSGAFDSALEKLNTIQSEYDGTDSRLKTEIEFLIARTQGRKALTDPSNLDAAIQQLQNFRTANGTNFRYLEASLLQAELLAAKGDTTTGKSLLQEVQASAVKGYQLQAGVQLGRLLLAAGDVDGALAAFNQVVSQSEGDATASAAFYDGQLGKALCLKQQTQPDQAIAVLDEVIAKASDSESRILAEAWVRKGDCLRQKNEPKAALMAYLHVDVLYSGETAQHAEALLNLSRLWGPSGHQDRAQDAAARLSERYPNSQFAKQLGAGG; from the coding sequence GTGACCTTTCGCGGAAAGTTCACCGCGATGGGACGCGAAGATGTCGTGATTGAAAAGTCCAGCGGTGAATCGGAAACCATCTCGGTCGCCAATCTGAAGGAAGTACGCTTCGATCAGGAACCGTCGCAACTGCTGGCGGCTCGCAGCAACGAACGCAGCGGTGCCTTCGATTCGGCGCTGGAAAAGCTGAACACGATTCAGTCCGAATATGACGGTACTGACAGCCGCCTGAAGACGGAGATCGAATTTCTGATCGCTCGAACGCAGGGTCGCAAAGCTCTGACCGACCCGTCGAATCTGGACGCTGCAATCCAGCAGTTGCAGAACTTTCGAACGGCTAACGGTACCAACTTTCGCTATCTGGAAGCCTCTCTGCTGCAGGCGGAGCTGCTGGCCGCAAAGGGCGACACCACAACCGGCAAGAGTCTGCTGCAGGAAGTGCAGGCGTCCGCGGTCAAGGGATACCAGCTTCAGGCAGGCGTGCAGTTGGGGCGACTGCTGCTGGCGGCCGGCGACGTGGATGGAGCCCTGGCCGCATTCAATCAGGTCGTTAGTCAAAGCGAAGGTGATGCAACGGCCTCCGCGGCCTTCTATGACGGACAGCTCGGCAAGGCTCTTTGTCTGAAACAGCAGACACAACCGGATCAGGCCATCGCCGTGCTCGACGAAGTGATTGCAAAGGCATCGGATTCAGAAAGCCGCATCCTGGCGGAAGCGTGGGTTCGCAAAGGCGACTGCCTGCGTCAGAAAAACGAACCGAAAGCCGCGCTGATGGCCTATCTGCATGTCGATGTCCTGTACTCCGGCGAAACCGCGCAGCACGCCGAAGCACTTCTGAATCTTTCGCGGCTGTGGGGTCCGTCGGGACATCAGGACCGAGCTCAGGATGCCGCCGCAAGACTGTCAGAACGCTATCCCAACAGCCAGTTCGCCAAACAACTCGGAGCCGGCGGATAG